Proteins co-encoded in one Paracrocinitomix mangrovi genomic window:
- a CDS encoding gliding motility-associated C-terminal domain-containing protein — MLIAIMLFISIPGIGQLDVKHYVPPLYGRTNVQDHYMILSTPSTGPVTVDVKNGQGTILYSTVITDVNPNVTLLGTGYAAPGIIATAELNTVNATDGFIIEASAPIYVNLRHVQSAQGLSLNSKGAGTGLGTHFRSGHIYSSGTIAYVKAHEISVMASEDNTTVTFSDISPGVIFRNTPQTAGTSDDITVTLNAGESYVIAAWIDEPGATNNINGVNGTLVTSNKPIACNTGSWLSGADGNLRDIGVDQIVPLDLVGQEYIFVEGDGNANTERPLVVAEYNNTAIYVNGSGTPIATINSGEYFYLPQTAYSANDNIYITTSQPAFMYQSLSGSSTAATSLNFIPPLRCNGFKKVVIPSVNLVGEPTVSITARANADVFVNGSATPLTGGLAVTGNSCWVTYKIPGGTGDFVVESDSIINVALLTLQGPRGSAGYFTGFTQFTQIDQGDTSSFIVCADSASSYVTYSIEGPYINVSANFHDPALNGQVIIDGFNQDTLFFTYIGDPNTIGTDTLDLTVCKMLNCCGAIPDTICETSTLVFTNYADINTGLGDSIVACADTADITLENLLLGTYDPGGYWVDNDNSGALFGNQFNVGAVGPGNYHFTYYVDGGSICYDSTVVTVNVLPMNSSTCCSIAPDFILEEPTCNGYTDGSIVISDIWATAYSIDGGTTSQAGGNFGSIGSSNYNVNLTFGPDCVYDTVIVINQPAVLSANLLVDSVSCNGLCDGMITANATGGTTPYLYALGAGADQSSNMFGSLCAGPATITLTDSNNCEAIIPTTVFQPNVLVVSEASHTDETCSLVNGEITVSTAGGTAPYTYTLNAGPSQSSPVFSNLAAGAYTIAVTDANGCTDDVVINIVNYASPNATLDSLKHVTCFGGFTGLAIVGISGGTSPITYAMDGGASQSSNMFNSILAGPHEIVVSDLNGCTDTVAFTITEPPIISWTHIASDALCNGVCDGEIEVSASGGTPGYMYSDDGGLTFQSSNVLDNLCAGLYNVVVKDTLGCLSNGLIVINEPPALTSTQSFIDPICHQTPTGEISFTATGGTGAYEYSVDGGATYVSANPVTTLMAGVYDVIVKDANGCEFPDQITLTDPPPFSFSFVANNPSNCGANDGSFEIVVDPNSGTPPFWYSIDGGNTTQFLNGYFQNLYSGLYTLQVEDALGCVDSVFSALSDNVMTTQIDFVMNATCNGSTDGGFIVNQQFGQFPFSYTLNTTGQTQPFGVFAGLGAGQYFVTIEDNGLCIGIQEVIITEPDTILFDETATMITCPEGTDGTIEISNVTGGDNGPYNYSIDNGANYFPASQFTNLSSGVYDLMVQDAMGCLGGGQIEITEPDTFEININSTNLVCNNDNTGFIQVVADGATPPYTFTVAGNNTTGVFTLLPAGVYPITITDDNGCTFDTTQTLTEPPALTLATSWIDPLCYGSADGSIIAVAGGGTPGYIYSPDNGNSVSTSNQLGNLADGCYDVYVQDANGCNITLNTCLTQPTQLSLTYTTSPETCSSDNGEFIITASNGTPNYVYSNNNGTSFQAANNFDNLDEGDYNVVLEDDHGCQLDTIITIVADPEPQIDNVSAIDPDCFGNATGSLTVTSSSGVGTHQYSITSAAGPYQLSNVFNGLTDGIYNVFVTDDNGCVATTIAILTQPSALVLNYAQTNLSCYQNNTGQITFNVSGGTLPYDYSIDNGTNWQSVSQFPALSAATYDLMVEDGNGCQAITQVNITEPNPLVIDQLDIIDPSCYGYCDGSVTATVSGGTIATDYTFTWNNSLLGTVGNSASNVCDGTYSLDITDDNGCSVDTLNFVLTEPIQAVIDSVQITGVTCFGDIDGQVTVYSATAGFYSLGAGFTANNQFNSLPTNSYMAYVQDANGCPGDSAFVFVPTPQPLEGFVTPDQYICYGDSVFFSVVGTGGTIPYTFSVNNGASSSETIFEPFFTDSAFYVTITDDHGCTFDTDTMYIYVAPPPVLNTANDTMVCLGAEITLFSEADDLIETYLYDWSNGDTIPYIYPTINSDTTFYVTVTDECGLSTEDSITVLLHIDPIVSLTPDTTSGCPPFQINYTIGVDPIELGSDLIWTSTYGDIDSATLNNLYVTYTEPGSGDLILNFNSQYGCPIDTSFVNLVSFYGVPVSDFEFVPNPPSIFDQEVDLINLSTDNVNNTWYYLTDTVYTEHTSIPIELLPDIDPLQVCLIVENNFGCKDTSCQDIIIDNEQLLYVPNAIILDGYSDNSVFKPVTNFFHPDFYHLYIFNRWGELIFETEDLNQGWDGTYNGVIVQDGVYIWRITGTPLDNDSDMKEFYGHVTVLR, encoded by the coding sequence TTGCTCATAGCAATAATGTTGTTTATATCTATCCCAGGTATAGGGCAATTGGATGTGAAACACTACGTTCCACCACTTTACGGAAGAACAAATGTTCAGGATCACTATATGATCTTGTCTACTCCTTCAACCGGGCCGGTAACTGTTGATGTTAAAAATGGTCAGGGAACAATTCTTTATAGTACGGTAATCACAGATGTAAATCCAAACGTAACGCTCTTAGGTACAGGATATGCAGCTCCCGGAATTATTGCAACAGCCGAATTAAATACCGTAAATGCTACTGATGGTTTTATAATTGAAGCTTCAGCTCCCATTTATGTGAATCTGAGACACGTACAAAGTGCACAAGGGTTGAGTTTGAATTCAAAAGGAGCAGGAACAGGACTAGGGACACATTTCAGATCAGGACATATTTATAGTTCTGGAACTATAGCTTATGTTAAAGCGCATGAAATTTCTGTAATGGCTTCTGAAGATAATACTACTGTTACATTTTCAGATATTTCACCCGGTGTAATCTTCAGAAACACACCTCAAACTGCTGGTACTTCTGATGATATAACTGTAACATTGAATGCAGGAGAATCTTATGTGATTGCAGCTTGGATTGATGAACCAGGGGCAACAAACAATATTAATGGTGTAAATGGTACACTTGTAACATCCAATAAACCGATAGCATGTAATACCGGTTCATGGTTATCAGGTGCAGATGGTAATCTAAGAGATATTGGTGTAGATCAAATTGTTCCACTTGATCTTGTTGGGCAAGAATATATTTTCGTTGAAGGTGATGGAAATGCTAATACGGAAAGACCTTTAGTAGTAGCAGAATATAACAATACAGCTATTTATGTAAATGGAAGCGGAACACCTATTGCAACTATTAATTCGGGAGAATATTTTTACCTACCTCAAACAGCTTACTCTGCAAATGACAACATTTATATTACAACTTCACAGCCTGCATTTATGTATCAGTCTCTATCTGGTTCAAGTACGGCTGCTACAAGTTTGAATTTTATTCCGCCTCTTCGTTGTAATGGTTTTAAAAAGGTAGTAATTCCTTCTGTAAACCTGGTTGGAGAACCTACTGTAAGTATCACGGCAAGAGCCAATGCTGATGTCTTTGTTAACGGATCGGCAACCCCTTTAACAGGTGGTTTGGCTGTTACCGGAAATTCGTGTTGGGTTACTTATAAAATTCCTGGTGGTACAGGTGACTTTGTAGTTGAATCGGATAGTATCATCAATGTTGCACTGCTTACACTACAAGGCCCAAGAGGAAGTGCCGGATATTTTACTGGATTTACTCAATTTACACAGATAGATCAAGGAGATACAAGTTCATTTATTGTTTGTGCTGACAGTGCTTCAAGTTATGTTACGTATTCAATTGAAGGGCCTTATATCAATGTTTCAGCAAATTTCCATGATCCGGCATTAAATGGGCAAGTTATCATTGATGGTTTCAATCAAGACACCTTGTTTTTTACTTATATAGGTGATCCAAATACGATAGGAACTGATACATTGGATTTGACGGTTTGTAAAATGCTAAACTGTTGTGGTGCCATTCCGGATACAATTTGTGAAACTTCTACTTTAGTTTTTACAAATTATGCGGATATCAATACAGGTTTGGGTGATTCAATTGTAGCTTGCGCCGACACAGCTGATATTACTCTTGAGAATTTATTGCTTGGAACTTATGATCCGGGAGGTTATTGGGTTGACAATGACAATTCAGGAGCTTTGTTTGGTAACCAGTTTAATGTGGGTGCTGTTGGACCCGGAAATTATCATTTCACTTATTATGTAGATGGCGGTAGTATATGTTATGATTCAACCGTGGTTACAGTTAATGTATTACCAATGAATTCATCTACATGTTGTTCTATTGCACCAGATTTTATTTTGGAAGAACCTACTTGTAATGGTTACACTGATGGGTCAATAGTTATAAGTGATATTTGGGCAACTGCCTATAGTATAGATGGAGGAACCACTTCTCAAGCAGGTGGGAATTTTGGAAGTATTGGATCCAGCAATTACAATGTCAACCTTACTTTTGGTCCTGATTGCGTTTACGATACTGTAATTGTAATTAACCAACCGGCAGTACTTTCAGCTAATCTACTTGTAGATTCTGTTAGTTGTAATGGATTATGTGATGGGATGATTACTGCAAATGCTACTGGAGGAACTACTCCTTACTTATATGCATTAGGAGCAGGTGCAGATCAATCTTCAAATATGTTTGGATCATTATGTGCAGGTCCGGCCACAATAACTTTAACTGATTCTAATAACTGTGAAGCTATTATTCCTACCACCGTTTTTCAACCTAATGTATTGGTGGTTTCAGAGGCTTCGCATACTGATGAAACTTGTTCATTAGTAAACGGTGAAATCACCGTTTCTACTGCGGGAGGAACTGCACCTTATACTTACACATTAAATGCAGGGCCATCACAAAGTAGCCCAGTCTTTTCAAATTTAGCGGCAGGAGCATATACTATTGCCGTTACAGATGCTAATGGTTGTACAGATGATGTTGTGATTAATATTGTTAATTACGCTTCACCAAATGCCACTTTAGATTCATTAAAACACGTAACCTGTTTTGGTGGATTTACTGGTTTAGCAATAGTTGGTATTAGTGGCGGAACATCTCCAATAACTTATGCTATGGACGGAGGAGCAAGTCAAAGTAGCAATATGTTTAACTCAATTTTGGCTGGTCCACATGAAATTGTTGTTTCAGATTTAAATGGTTGTACAGACACAGTTGCTTTCACAATTACAGAACCACCAATAATTTCATGGACTCATATAGCAAGTGATGCTTTATGTAATGGAGTTTGTGATGGTGAAATTGAAGTAAGTGCATCAGGCGGAACCCCTGGTTATATGTATTCAGATGACGGAGGATTAACTTTTCAATCAAGTAATGTTTTAGACAACTTGTGTGCAGGTTTATACAATGTTGTGGTGAAAGACACATTGGGATGTTTGTCTAATGGATTAATTGTAATTAACGAACCTCCGGCTTTAACATCTACTCAGTCATTCATTGATCCAATTTGTCATCAAACTCCTACAGGTGAAATTTCATTCACTGCAACAGGTGGTACAGGTGCTTATGAATACAGTGTAGATGGCGGAGCTACTTATGTTTCTGCAAACCCTGTAACAACTTTAATGGCGGGTGTTTATGATGTAATTGTTAAAGATGCGAATGGTTGCGAATTCCCTGATCAAATTACCTTGACAGATCCACCACCATTTAGTTTCTCATTTGTTGCCAATAATCCTTCAAACTGTGGAGCAAATGATGGAAGTTTTGAAATTGTTGTTGATCCTAACTCAGGAACCCCACCTTTTTGGTACTCAATTGATGGTGGAAATACCACGCAATTCCTAAATGGATACTTCCAAAATCTTTACTCAGGATTATACACTTTACAAGTAGAAGATGCATTAGGTTGCGTTGACTCTGTTTTCTCTGCTTTATCAGACAATGTCATGACAACTCAAATTGATTTTGTGATGAATGCAACTTGTAATGGAAGTACAGATGGAGGGTTTATTGTAAATCAGCAATTTGGACAGTTTCCATTCTCTTATACTTTAAACACTACTGGACAAACTCAACCGTTTGGAGTTTTTGCAGGACTAGGAGCAGGACAATACTTTGTAACAATTGAAGACAATGGATTGTGTATCGGTATTCAAGAAGTTATTATAACTGAACCGGATACAATTTTATTTGATGAAACTGCCACAATGATTACATGTCCAGAAGGTACAGACGGAACAATTGAAATCTCAAATGTTACAGGTGGTGACAATGGTCCTTACAACTATTCAATTGACAATGGGGCAAACTATTTCCCGGCATCACAATTCACCAATTTAAGTTCAGGTGTTTATGATCTTATGGTACAAGATGCCATGGGTTGTTTAGGTGGAGGTCAAATTGAAATTACTGAGCCAGACACATTTGAAATTAATATTAACTCAACTAACCTGGTTTGTAATAATGATAATACCGGATTTATACAAGTTGTAGCAGACGGAGCAACGCCTCCTTATACATTTACTGTTGCCGGAAACAATACAACAGGGGTATTTACCTTACTTCCTGCAGGAGTATATCCAATTACAATAACAGATGACAATGGTTGTACATTTGATACTACACAAACTTTAACAGAACCACCTGCATTAACATTGGCCACTTCATGGATTGACCCACTTTGTTATGGATCTGCTGATGGGTCGATAATTGCCGTTGCCGGCGGTGGAACACCTGGATACATTTATAGTCCTGACAATGGTAATTCAGTATCAACTTCAAATCAATTAGGTAACCTTGCTGATGGATGTTATGATGTTTATGTGCAAGATGCAAATGGTTGTAATATTACTTTGAATACGTGCTTGACTCAACCTACCCAATTATCACTTACTTATACAACCAGCCCTGAAACTTGCAGCAGTGACAACGGAGAATTTATTATTACCGCTTCAAACGGTACACCTAATTATGTGTACTCAAATAATAACGGTACTTCTTTCCAAGCTGCTAACAATTTTGACAATTTAGATGAAGGTGACTACAATGTTGTGTTAGAAGATGATCATGGTTGTCAGTTAGATACTATTATTACGATTGTTGCCGATCCTGAACCTCAAATTGACAATGTTTCGGCTATAGACCCTGACTGCTTTGGAAATGCAACAGGATCATTAACCGTTACTTCATCAAGCGGAGTTGGAACACATCAGTATAGTATTACAAGTGCAGCAGGGCCTTATCAGCTTTCAAATGTGTTTAATGGTCTAACGGATGGAATTTACAACGTTTTTGTTACAGATGATAATGGATGTGTTGCCACAACAATTGCAATTTTAACCCAACCATCTGCACTGGTTTTAAATTATGCACAAACAAACTTAAGTTGCTATCAAAACAACACTGGGCAAATTACTTTTAATGTCTCAGGCGGAACTTTGCCTTATGATTATAGCATTGATAATGGAACAAATTGGCAAAGTGTTAGTCAATTCCCTGCCTTGTCAGCTGCTACATATGACCTAATGGTAGAAGATGGAAATGGATGCCAAGCAATAACTCAAGTAAATATTACAGAACCAAATCCATTGGTGATTGATCAATTAGATATTATTGATCCTTCTTGCTACGGATATTGTGATGGTAGTGTGACAGCTACAGTTTCTGGAGGTACTATTGCTACTGATTATACTTTCACTTGGAATAATTCACTATTAGGAACGGTTGGAAATTCAGCTAGCAACGTTTGTGATGGAACATATTCATTGGATATTACAGATGACAATGGTTGTTCTGTTGATACTTTAAACTTTGTTTTAACTGAACCTATTCAAGCCGTAATTGACAGTGTGCAAATTACTGGAGTAACCTGTTTTGGGGATATAGACGGACAAGTAACAGTTTATTCAGCTACAGCAGGTTTTTATAGTTTAGGAGCTGGATTTACAGCTAATAATCAATTTAATTCATTACCTACCAATTCTTACATGGCATATGTTCAGGATGCAAATGGATGTCCTGGTGATAGCGCATTTGTATTCGTGCCAACTCCTCAACCTCTTGAAGGATTTGTTACTCCTGACCAGTACATTTGTTATGGAGATAGTGTTTTCTTTTCTGTTGTTGGAACTGGAGGAACTATTCCTTATACTTTCTCAGTAAATAACGGGGCTTCTTCAAGTGAAACGATCTTTGAACCTTTCTTTACCGACTCAGCATTTTATGTTACCATTACAGATGACCATGGTTGTACCTTTGATACAGACACAATGTACATTTATGTTGCTCCTCCTCCGGTATTGAACACTGCAAATGATACAATGGTATGTTTAGGTGCAGAAATCACTTTATTCTCTGAAGCGGATGATTTAATAGAAACCTATCTTTATGATTGGAGCAATGGAGATACAATACCATATATCTATCCAACAATTAATTCTGATACCACCTTTTATGTGACAGTTACAGATGAATGTGGTTTATCTACTGAAGATTCAATTACGGTATTATTGCACATTGATCCAATTGTTTCACTTACTCCTGATACGACTTCAGGTTGTCCACCTTTCCAAATTAATTATACAATTGGTGTTGATCCAATTGAACTAGGTTCTGATTTAATATGGACATCAACATATGGCGATATTGATTCGGCTACTTTGAATAATTTATATGTGACATACACAGAACCGGGAAGTGGGGATTTAATATTAAACTTCAATTCTCAGTACGGATGTCCTATTGATACTTCTTTTGTTAATCTTGTGTCATTCTATGGTGTTCCGGTTTCAGATTTTGAATTTGTTCCTAATCCTCCATCAATTTTTGATCAAGAAGTGGATTTAATAAATCTTTCTACAGATAACGTAAATAATACGTGGTACTATTTAACTGATACTGTTTATACAGAGCATACTAGTATTCCAATTGAACTACTTCCGGATATTGATCCTCTGCAAGTTTGTTTAATCGTGGAAAATAATTTTGGTTGTAAGGATACAAGTTGTCAGGATATAATAATTGATAACGAACAATTGTTGTATGTTCCAAATGCCATCATTTTAGATGGTTATTCAGATAATAGCGTGTTTAAACCTGTCACTAATTTCTTCCATCCAGACTTCTACCATTTATACATCTTTAATAGATGGGGAGAACTAATCTTTGAAACTGAAGATCTAAATCAAGGATGGGATGGAACTTATAATGGCGTGATTGTTCAGGACGGAGTATATATCTGGAGAATTACAGGAACTCCTTTAGATAACGACTCAGACATGAAGGAGTTTTATGGTCATGTAACGGTATTACGTTAA
- a CDS encoding NAD-dependent epimerase/dehydratase family protein: protein MIFVTGGTGLLGTHIILELLARGEKVRALKRSDARLEMVKKVFNFYHGNKGDQIFNQIEWVEGDITDVYSLDKAIEGCRVVYHCAGMVSFLKKDREKLWLVNKEGTANVVNVCIHHKVDHLCYVSSTAAIGRRDNAEFATENMLWKAGSHNSNYSVSKYSAEMEVWRGVEEGLNAVIVNPSIIFGPGNWNESSIGIFRVVANGLKFYTPGINAFVDARDVATAMCELSDQKIFNERFLLISENLPFKEVFDYIANEFNVKPPSVKVKRWMAGLAWRLSTLKRILFFSKQTITKETSRSAMSVSKFSNQKITDRLNFQFIPIQKSVENTSKFLKQEFKSK, encoded by the coding sequence ATGATTTTTGTGACAGGTGGAACCGGCTTATTAGGTACTCATATCATACTTGAATTACTGGCAAGAGGCGAAAAAGTTAGAGCTTTAAAACGCAGTGATGCTCGACTGGAAATGGTAAAAAAAGTTTTCAATTTTTATCATGGAAATAAGGGTGACCAAATCTTTAACCAAATTGAATGGGTTGAAGGTGATATAACTGATGTTTATAGTCTAGACAAAGCCATTGAAGGTTGCCGTGTTGTATATCATTGTGCAGGAATGGTTTCTTTTCTGAAAAAAGACCGTGAAAAACTGTGGTTGGTGAATAAAGAAGGAACTGCCAATGTTGTTAATGTTTGTATACATCATAAAGTAGATCATCTGTGTTATGTAAGCTCAACTGCTGCAATTGGAAGACGTGATAATGCAGAATTTGCAACAGAAAACATGCTTTGGAAAGCCGGAAGTCATAATTCAAATTATTCTGTGTCAAAGTATAGTGCCGAAATGGAAGTTTGGAGAGGTGTGGAAGAAGGTTTAAATGCTGTTATCGTCAATCCAAGCATCATTTTTGGTCCTGGAAATTGGAATGAATCTTCCATAGGGATTTTCAGGGTCGTGGCAAACGGACTTAAATTTTACACTCCGGGTATAAATGCTTTTGTAGATGCCAGAGATGTTGCCACAGCCATGTGCGAACTTTCTGATCAAAAAATATTTAATGAACGTTTCTTACTTATTAGTGAAAACTTACCTTTTAAAGAGGTTTTTGATTACATAGCTAATGAGTTCAATGTGAAGCCTCCTTCAGTAAAAGTAAAGCGTTGGATGGCAGGTTTAGCCTGGAGATTATCTACACTGAAACGTATATTATTTTTCTCTAAACAGACAATTACAAAAGAAACAAGTAGAAGTGCTATGAGCGTTTCAAAATTTTCAAATCAAAAAATAACCGATCGCCTCAATTTTCAATTCATCCCCATTCAAAAATCAGTTGAAAACACTTCTAAATTCCTTAAACAGGAGTTTAAATCAAAATAA